A region from the Chitinophaga sp. Cy-1792 genome encodes:
- a CDS encoding OmpA family protein, with the protein MNKIPFQKYIPQLALLLAATAAGLSAHAQYAYTEGNNAFKLYNFEKAKPLFEKAYNKKPSAKSALGAAESYRLTKDYLNAEIWYSHLLQTGEYTPLDELHYAAILMNNGKYDTAAIHLHHYLQSKPGDPLALNMVTGCETAAKVLASPVPGQLENMAALNSPFSDWSITKLGDKYIFASDRPFRDIRKSPFFSNDRDIRKKMYTWTGNSYLHLYESNGDSADIKPMQRAGVNGQYHSSNATYNADGSTMFLAVTRLKMRPASVLGKDSILTMNISVKELHKNDKQQWDIYPEIPFNATLQYSVGDPWVNASGDTLYFVASQGPDHQGGTDIYYAVKKDSAWGAPVNMGKTINTTGNERTPAFDKNGNLYFASDGHPGIGGLDIFKATPDAGSWKIVHQGVPVNSTHDDFAPALLDSGLYFASNRDGGLGSDDIYRFIPAKPVFSITGIVTDRNSGKPLPAVEVTLLNKTTGTNVIVQTNTEGRYKIPVTNDAVYELTFTKPKYSTIARDTVSLHNYTTSADIPHDKVMDHPELHKPYKLENIYFDLGKSDIRPDAAKELDKLVELLQDNPSWEIELGAHTDSRANDAYNMALSQRRAAATVAYLVKNGISAKRLTAKGYGETKLLNKCANGVPCSEEMHMQNRRTEFTITKY; encoded by the coding sequence ATGAATAAGATTCCATTCCAAAAATATATACCGCAACTGGCGCTGTTGCTGGCAGCCACCGCAGCAGGACTTTCTGCGCACGCCCAATACGCCTATACGGAAGGCAACAATGCCTTTAAGCTGTACAACTTCGAAAAAGCCAAACCACTTTTTGAAAAGGCCTATAATAAAAAACCCAGCGCCAAATCAGCGCTGGGTGCGGCAGAGAGCTACCGCCTGACAAAAGATTACCTGAACGCAGAGATCTGGTACAGCCACCTGTTACAAACAGGAGAATATACACCGCTGGATGAACTGCACTATGCAGCCATCCTGATGAACAACGGTAAATATGATACAGCCGCTATTCATCTACATCATTACCTGCAAAGTAAACCGGGCGATCCGCTTGCACTTAATATGGTAACCGGATGTGAAACAGCCGCTAAAGTGCTGGCAAGCCCCGTTCCGGGCCAGCTCGAAAACATGGCAGCACTCAATTCTCCCTTTAGCGACTGGAGCATTACGAAGCTGGGTGATAAATATATTTTTGCCTCCGACAGACCGTTCAGGGATATACGAAAATCCCCCTTCTTCAGCAACGACCGGGATATCCGGAAGAAGATGTATACCTGGACAGGCAACAGCTATCTCCATTTATACGAAAGTAATGGCGACAGTGCAGATATAAAACCTATGCAGCGGGCAGGCGTCAACGGGCAATACCACAGCAGCAATGCCACCTATAACGCCGACGGATCTACGATGTTTCTGGCAGTGACCAGGCTGAAAATGCGACCGGCCTCTGTTCTGGGGAAAGACTCCATTCTCACCATGAACATCTCTGTTAAAGAGCTGCATAAAAATGATAAACAACAGTGGGACATCTACCCGGAAATCCCTTTTAACGCCACTTTACAATATTCTGTTGGCGATCCATGGGTAAATGCCAGTGGAGATACCCTGTATTTTGTTGCGAGCCAGGGGCCCGACCACCAGGGCGGAACAGATATCTATTACGCCGTGAAGAAAGACAGTGCCTGGGGCGCTCCTGTCAACATGGGCAAAACAATCAATACTACCGGTAACGAACGTACGCCGGCATTTGATAAAAACGGGAATCTCTATTTCGCCAGCGACGGGCATCCCGGTATCGGCGGACTGGATATCTTCAAAGCTACACCGGATGCAGGCAGCTGGAAAATCGTACACCAGGGTGTGCCGGTAAACAGCACACATGACGACTTCGCCCCTGCCCTGCTGGATAGCGGACTGTATTTTGCTTCTAACCGTGATGGCGGATTGGGTAGTGATGATATATATAGATTTATTCCCGCGAAGCCAGTATTCAGTATTACAGGGATTGTTACAGACAGAAATTCAGGTAAACCGCTACCTGCTGTTGAAGTGACACTGTTAAATAAAACAACGGGCACTAACGTCATCGTACAAACGAATACGGAAGGCCGATATAAAATCCCGGTAACCAACGACGCTGTTTATGAGCTGACGTTCACCAAACCTAAGTACAGCACTATTGCACGGGATACAGTTTCGTTGCATAACTACACCACATCTGCAGATATACCCCATGATAAAGTAATGGACCATCCGGAACTGCATAAGCCGTACAAGCTGGAAAACATTTACTTCGATCTTGGTAAATCGGATATCAGGCCAGATGCCGCCAAAGAGCTGGATAAACTGGTAGAGCTACTCCAGGATAATCCCAGCTGGGAGATTGAACTGGGCGCACATACCGATTCCAGGGCCAACGACGCTTACAACATGGCCCTCTCCCAACGTCGTGCAGCCGCCACCGTTGCCTACCTGGTAAAAAATGGTATCAGCGCAAAACGACTCACCGCCAAAGGTTATGGCGAAACCAAACTGTTGAATAAATGTGCCAATGGCGTACCATGTTCTGAAGAAATGCATATGCAGAACAGACGTACAGAATTTACCATTACCAAATACTAG
- a CDS encoding GNAT family N-acetyltransferase has protein sequence MDHVTRNINNLTTLWETVGTAFNTLHKETLYNYCYVPGSDWPNRVWLSPGAGEEAVLQAIAAVKTLPHKLTYSHWSGIDEAEPSLFENAGLALKSTQVGMSLPLQAPLPEPGRLQLRRIQDVSQAATWETLYPQSFGYRISAETVVRTMQQIPYFLIHFGQEVIGTVIAKRTGEIIGVHALGIIPAFRKRGFAEEAMAVLLNAARENGATLATLQASQLGKGIYSRMGFSDDFVVRNYHLPA, from the coding sequence ATGGATCACGTTACAAGAAATATAAATAACCTGACTACGCTATGGGAAACGGTAGGGACTGCATTCAATACCTTGCATAAAGAAACATTATACAATTATTGCTATGTTCCCGGGTCTGACTGGCCAAACAGGGTATGGTTATCTCCCGGCGCCGGCGAGGAAGCCGTATTACAGGCGATAGCAGCCGTAAAAACACTTCCGCATAAACTAACGTACAGTCACTGGAGTGGTATCGATGAAGCCGAACCATCGCTGTTTGAAAATGCCGGTCTGGCGCTGAAATCGACGCAGGTTGGTATGTCGCTGCCATTGCAGGCGCCCCTTCCTGAACCGGGCCGGTTGCAATTGAGAAGGATTCAGGATGTATCACAGGCAGCTACCTGGGAAACCTTGTACCCGCAAAGCTTTGGCTATAGGATTTCCGCGGAAACGGTTGTCCGCACGATGCAGCAAATTCCTTACTTTCTTATTCACTTCGGACAGGAAGTTATCGGTACTGTCATAGCTAAACGTACCGGCGAGATAATAGGTGTTCATGCACTAGGCATTATTCCTGCTTTCCGTAAGAGAGGTTTTGCGGAAGAAGCCATGGCCGTACTTTTAAATGCTGCCCGGGAAAATGGCGCCACCCTGGCAACGCTGCAGGCTTCGCAGCTGGGAAAAGGCATCTATAGCCGTATGGGCTTCAGTGATGATTTTGTAGTGAGGAATTATCATCTGCCTGCTTAA
- a CDS encoding SDR family oxidoreductase yields MADKIILITGATDGIGKATAMALAKAGHTVIIHGRNEKKAEAVKQEIMAETGNDKIDLLIADLLSLADTRKAIDLFTSRYKRLDVLINNAGAFFNKVRETTAEGLEKTITLNLFAPFLLMQSLLGVLQKSPAARIINVSSAMHKRGGKPDFTDFQLEKTYKPDRAYGLSKLYLIWITRYFAKQLKENGINNVTVNACHPGAVATNFGQDADKGFFINMIFKIALRFMDKVEDGARTSIYLATAPEVQGISGEFFGSREKIEKADDKYYSTQHEQLVWDYCASIVKPYL; encoded by the coding sequence ATGGCAGATAAAATAATCCTGATTACCGGGGCAACAGATGGTATTGGTAAAGCAACCGCTATGGCGCTGGCAAAGGCAGGTCATACAGTTATTATTCATGGCAGAAATGAAAAGAAGGCGGAGGCTGTAAAACAGGAGATAATGGCAGAGACGGGCAATGATAAAATAGATCTGTTAATTGCAGATTTATTGTCTTTGGCCGATACCCGCAAAGCAATAGACCTGTTTACATCCAGGTATAAACGTTTGGATGTATTAATAAACAATGCAGGTGCATTCTTTAATAAAGTAAGGGAAACAACCGCAGAAGGTTTGGAGAAAACAATTACCCTCAATTTATTTGCCCCGTTTTTATTGATGCAATCTTTGCTGGGCGTCTTGCAGAAAAGTCCGGCCGCCAGGATAATCAATGTTTCTTCTGCTATGCATAAACGAGGCGGCAAGCCTGACTTTACAGACTTTCAGTTGGAAAAGACCTATAAGCCTGACAGGGCTTACGGTTTGTCCAAACTCTACCTGATCTGGATAACCAGGTATTTTGCAAAACAACTGAAAGAAAATGGAATCAATAATGTAACCGTGAATGCCTGTCACCCGGGCGCTGTTGCTACCAATTTCGGACAGGATGCCGACAAAGGATTCTTCATTAATATGATTTTTAAAATTGCGCTCCGTTTCATGGATAAAGTAGAAGATGGTGCAAGAACAAGTATTTATCTGGCTACCGCTCCGGAAGTACAGGGTATATCAGGGGAGTTCTTCGGCAGCAGGGAAAAAATAGAAAAGGCGGATGATAAGTATTACTCAACTCAGCATGAACAGCTGGTTTGGGATTATTGTGCCAGCATAGTGAAGCCTTACTTGTAA
- a CDS encoding MerR family transcriptional regulator, which translates to MLINELAKKTGVTIHTIRYYENLGLIQGFVNDQVKSNNYKHYDDNVAERLEIILEAKEVGFTLAEIRKLLESWYGTTSSREEQVQLFTAKIEEIEDKIKQLKQVKKRLEKVVKELRDNKC; encoded by the coding sequence ATGCTGATAAACGAATTAGCTAAAAAAACAGGCGTAACGATCCATACCATCCGGTATTATGAGAACCTGGGGTTGATACAGGGCTTCGTAAACGATCAGGTAAAAAGCAATAACTACAAGCATTATGATGACAATGTTGCGGAAAGACTTGAAATTATCCTGGAAGCAAAGGAGGTTGGTTTTACCTTGGCTGAAATAAGAAAATTACTCGAAAGCTGGTATGGTACCACTTCTTCCCGTGAGGAGCAGGTACAGCTATTTACTGCAAAAATTGAAGAAATCGAAGATAAGATTAAGCAATTGAAGCAGGTGAAAAAGCGGCTGGAAAAGGTAGTGAAGGAATTACGGGATAATAAATGTTGA